The proteins below come from a single Triticum aestivum cultivar Chinese Spring chromosome 5D, IWGSC CS RefSeq v2.1, whole genome shotgun sequence genomic window:
- the LOC123125074 gene encoding subtilisin-chymotrypsin inhibitor-2B: protein MGGQKGLAAIMVGVLLILGLATAAMSSSEKVATGGKTSWPEVVGLSAEEAKKIILKDKPDADIVVLPAGSMVTMDYNPRRVRVFVDTVDETPYAG, encoded by the coding sequence ATGGGAGGCCAAAAGGGTCTTGCTGCGATCATGGTGGGTGTGCTCCTCATACTGGGGCTGGCCACTGCGGCGATGAGCTCCTCGGAGAAGGTGGCCACGGGCGGGAAGACGTCGTGGCCGGAGGTGGTGGGGCTGAGCGcggaggaggccaagaagatcatccTCAAGGACAAGCCCGATGCCGACATCGTCGTCCTCCCCGCCGGCTCGATGGTCACCATGGACTACAATCCCCGGCGCGTCCGCGTCTTCGTCGACACCGTCGATGAGACCCCCTACGCAGGCTAG